In a single window of the Gossypium hirsutum isolate 1008001.06 chromosome D02, Gossypium_hirsutum_v2.1, whole genome shotgun sequence genome:
- the LOC121214822 gene encoding ABC transporter G family member 1, which yields MQGGPEICMAENLNPMPGSNTGSRSNIFMKDGVFLTWDDLWVTVAGGRPILQGLAGYAHPGELLAVMGPSGCGKSTLLDTLAGRQGPKTRQEGDILFNGRKQALAYGTSAYVTQDDALITTLTVREAVYYSAQLQLPDTMTKSEKKERAEMTIREMGLQDAMDTRIGGWGAKGLSGGQKRRVSICIEILTHPMLLFLDEPTSGLDSAASYYVMSRIASLNQKDNIGITIIASMHQPSAEVFQLFTNLYLLSSGKTVYFGPVSAANEFFALNGFPCPSFQNPSDHFLKTINKDFGKDIELGFANGIPTEEVIDILVKSYKSSDIYQMVQKEIAQICKQGGGALQQSKRRSGLFTQCHVLTRRSFINMSRDLGYYWLRLGIYISLAIVLGSVFSHIGLDNGSIQARGSLLMFVATFLTFMAIGGFPSFVEEMKVFERERLNGHYGVTPFVIGNTLSSLPFLAMVALIPGAITYFLPGLHHGYQHFLFFVIILFACMMLVESLMMIVASVVPNFLMGIIVGAGIQGLMILVGGFFRLPSDLPKPVFKFPLYYIAFHKYAYQGLFKNEFVGLTFPNVQAGNGSSPTITGEGILKRTWRFEMAYSKWVDLAILFAMIVLYRVLFLIINKTTEKEKAVIGKFMSATWKDKAPVSRGER from the exons ATGCAGGGTGGACCAGAAATCTGCATGGCTGAAAACCTTAATCCAATGCCAGGGAGTAACACAGGTAGCCGAAGTAACATCTTCATGAAGGATGGAGTGTTCTTGACTTGGGACGATTTGTGGGTCACGGTTGCTGGTGGAAGACCGATCCTTCAGGGCCTGGCTGGCTACGCCCACCCTGGTGAGCTGTTGGCCGTAATGGGTCCTTCGGGGTGTGGCAAGTCCACACTTCTTGATACCTTAGCAGGGAGACAGGGTCCCAAAACAAGGCAAGAAGGAGATATTCTTTTCAACGGACGTAAACAAGCCTTGGCTTATGGAACATCT GCATATGTAACCCAAGACGATGCGTTGATTACAACACTGACTGTAAGAGAAGCTGTTTACTACTCTGCTCAGCTTCAGTTACCAGATACAATGACCAAATCTGAGAAGAAGGAGAGAGCCGAAATGACGATCAGAGAAATGGGTTTGCAAGACGCCATGGATACTCGGATTGGTGGGTGGGGTGCTAAGGGATTAAGCGGTGGCCAAAAGAGGAGAGTTAGCATTTGCATTGAAATATTGACACACCCTATGCTTTTGTTCTTGGATGAACCCACTAGTGGGCTTGACAGCGCTGCTTCATATTATGTGATGAGCAGAATCGCAAGCCTGAATCAGAAAGATAATATTGGAATAACAATCATTGCATCCATGCATCAGCCTAGTGCTGAAGTATTTCAACTATTCACCAATCTTTACCTTTTATCTTCAGGCAAAACTGTGTACTTTGGTCCTGTTTCTGCAGCAAACGAA TTTTTTGCTTTAAATGGATTCCCTTGCCCGAGTTTCCAGAACCCATCTGATCACTTCCTAAAAACCATTAACAAGGATTTTGGCAAG GATATTGAGCTAGGGTTTGCTAATGGAATCCCCACAGAGGAAGTTATTGATATCCTAGTGAAGTCATATAAGTCTTCAGATATATACCAAATGGTTCAGAAAGAGATTGCTCAGATTTGTAAACAG GGTGGTGGAGCATTGCAGCAAAGTAAAAGGCGGTCTGGGCTCTTCACCCAATGCCATGTCCTTACCAGAAGATCTTTCATTAACATGTCTCGTGACCTTGGCTACTATTGGTTGCGTCTAGGCATCTATATTTCACTTGCTATTGTACTTGGCTCTGTGTTTAGCCACATCGGGCTGGACAATGGATCAATCCAG gCTAGAGGTTCACTGTTGATGTTTGTGGCAACATTTCTAACCTTCATGGCCATTGGTGGATTCCCTTCTTTTGTAGAGGAAATGAAGGTATTCGAACGTGAAAGACTAAATGGGCACTACGGTGTCACTCCCTTCGTCATCGGAAATACGTTATCTTCTCTGCCATTCTTGGCAATGGTAGCACTCATTCCAGGCGCAATTACATATTTCCTTCCAGGACTTCACCATGGATATCAACATTTCTTGTTCTTCGTCATCATATTATTCGCTTGCATGATGTTGGTAGAGAGCTTAATGATGATTGTAGCTAGTGTGGTACCCAATTTCCTGATGGGAATCATAGTGGGTGCTGGAATTCAAGGGCTAATGATCTTGGTTGGCGGTTTCTTCCGATTACCCTCTGATCTTCCCAAGCCAGTGTTTAAATTTCCCTTGTACTACATCGCTTTCCACAAGTATGCATATCAGGGACTGTTTAAGAACGAGTTTGTAGGCCTGACTTTTCCCAATGTTCAAGCTGGAAATGGAAGCTCCCCAACCATTACTGGTGAAGGCATTTTGAAGCGAACTTGGCGTTTTGAAATGGCATACTCTAAGTGGGTTGATCTTGCTATCTTGTTTGCAATGATTGTGCTTTATCGGGTATTGTTCTTGATCATCAACAAGACTACTGAGAAGGAAAAAGCGGTGATCGGAAAATTCATGTCGGCAACTTGGAAGGACAAAGCCCCGGTCAGTAGGGGTGAGCGTTGA
- the LOC121214823 gene encoding ABC transporter G family member 1-like produces MFVASFLTFMAIAGFPSFVEEMKVFERERLNGHYGVTPFGIGNTLSALPFLALVALIPGAITYFLPGLHHRYQHFLFFVIILFACMMLVESLMMIVASVVPNILMGIIVGDGIQGIMILVGGFFRLPTDLPKPLLKYPFYHIVFHKYAYQGLFKNEFLGLTFPNAEAGNGGSPTITGEEILKQTWHFETAYSKWVDLAILFAMVVFYRVLFLIVMKTTEKVKPVMVKFMSATRKERTQVTVNPSATPLATPYCADKRQWQ; encoded by the coding sequence ATGTTTGTGGCATCATTTCTAACCTTCATGGCCATTGCTGGATTCCCTTCTTTTGTAGAGGAAATGAAGGTATTCGAACGTGAAAGACTAAATGGGCACTACGGTGTCACTCCCTTTGGCATCGGAAATACGTTATCTGCTCTGCCATTCTTGGCACTCGTCGCACTTATTCCAGGCGCAATTACATATTTCCTTCCAGGACTTCACCATAGATATCAACATTTCTTGTTCTTCGTCATCATATTATTCGCTTGCATGATGTTGGTGGAGAGCTTAATGATGATTGTGGCAAGTGTGGTACCCAATATCCTGATGGGAATCATAGTAGGTGATGGAATTCAAGGTATAATGATCTTGGTCGGCGGATTCTTCCGACTACCCACTGATCTTCCCAAGCCGTTGTTGAAATATCCCTTCTACCACATTGTGTTCCACAAATATGCCTATCAGGGACTGTTTAAGAACGAGTTTCTAGGCTTGACTTTTCCCAATGCTGAAGCTGGAAATGGAGGGTCGCCAACCATTACTGGTGAAGAAATTTTGAAGCAAACTTGGCATTTTGAAACGGCATACTCTAAGTGGGTTGATCTTGCTATCTTGTTTGCAATGGTTGTTTTTTATCGAGTATTATTCTTGATTGTCATGAAGACTACGGAGAAGGTAAAACCGGTGATGGTGAAATTCATGTCCGCAACTCGAAAGGAAAGAACGCAGGTCACGGTGAATCCATCGGCCACACCTTTGGCGACGCCTTATTGTGCGGATAAGAGACAGTGGCAGTAA
- the LOC121214583 gene encoding ABC transporter G family member 1-like: MDHTAGVHQVSCMMFCSFKQDIEQGFANGIPTLEVIDILVKSYKSSDIYQMAQKEVAQICKQGGGALEENNRQSGFFTQCHVLTRRSFTNMSRDLGYYWLRLGIYISLSIVLGSVFSHIGVDNGTIQVRNMNT, translated from the exons ATGGATCACACCGCAGGCGTACATCAAGTATCCTGTATGATGTTTTGTTCTTTTAAACAGGATATTGAGCAAGGGTTTGCTAATGGAATCCCCACACTGGAAGTTATTGATATCCTGGTGAAGTCATATAAGTCTTCAGATATATACCAAATGGCTCAGAAAGAGGTAGCTCAGATTTGTAAACAG GGTGGTGGAGCATTGGAGGAAAATAATAGGCAGTCTGGGTTCTTCACCCAATGCCATGTCCTTACCAGAAGATCTTTCACAAACATGTCTCGTGACCTTGGCTACTACTGGTTGCGTCTAGGTATCTACATTTCACTTTCTATTGTACTTGGCTCTGTGTTTAGCCACATCGGGGTGGACAATGGAACAATCCAGGTTCGTAATATGAATACATAA
- the LOC107908950 gene encoding ABC transporter G family member 1 — MQGGLETCMAENLNPMPGSNTGSRSNIFMEDGVFLTWDDLWVTVAGGRPILQGLAGYAHPGELLAVMGPSGCGKSTLLDTLAGRQGPKTRQEGDILINGRKQALAYGTSAYVTQDDALITTLTVREAVYYSAQLQLPDTMTKSEKKERAEMTIREMGLQDAMDTRIGGWGAKGLSGGQKRRVSICIEILTRPKLLFLDEPTSGLDSAASYYVMSRIASLNQKDNIGRTIIASIHQPSAEVFQLFTNLYLLSAGKTVYFGSVSAAKEFFALNGFPCPSFQNPSDHFLKTINKDFGKDIELGFANGIPTEEVIDILVKSYKSSDIYQMVQKEIAQICKQGGGALQKSKRRSGFFTQCHVLTSRSFINMSRDLGYYWLRLGIYISLSIVLGSVFSHVGMDNGSIQARGSLLMFVASFLTFMAIGGFPSFVEEMKVFERERLNGHYGVTPFVIGNTLSSLPFLAMVALIPGSITYFLPGLHHGYQHFLFFVIILFACMMLVESLMMIVASVVPNFLMGIIVGAGIQGLMILVGGFFRLPSDLPKPVFKFPLYYIAFHKYAYQGLFKNEFVGLTFPNVQAGNGSSATVTGEEILKQTWRIEMAYSKWVDLAILFAMIVLYRVLFLIIIKTTEKEKAVIGKFMSATCKDKAQVSRGERG; from the exons ATGCAGGGTGGACTAGAAACCTGCATGGCTGAAAACCTTAATCCAATGCCAGGGAGTAACACAGGTAGCCGAAGTAACATCTTCATGGAGGATGGAGTGTTCTTGACTTGGGACGATTTGTGGGTCACGGTTGCTGGTGGAAGACCGATCCTTCAGGGCCTGGCTGGCTACGCCCACCCTGGTGAGCTGTTGGCCGTAATGGGTCCTTCGGGTTGTGGCAAGTCCACACTTCTTGATACCTTAGCAGGGAGACAGGGTCCCAAAACAAGGCAAGAAGGAGATATTCTTATCAACGGACGTAAACAAGCCTTGGCTTATGGAACATCT GCATATGTCACCCAAGACGATGCACTGATTACAACACTGACTGTAAGAGAAGCTGTTTACTACTCTGCTCAGCTTCAGTTACCAGATACAATGACCAAATCTGAGAAGAAGGAGAGAGCCGAAATGACGATCAGAGAAATGGGTTTGCAAGACGCCATGGATACTCGGATTGGTGGGTGGGGTGCTAAGGGATTAAGCGGTGGCCAAAAGAGGAGAGTTAGCATTTGCATTGAAATATTGACACGCCCTAAGCTTTTGTTCTTGGATGAACCCACTAGTGGGCTTGACAGTGCTGCTTCATATTATGTGATGAGCAGAATCGCAAGCCTGAATCAGAAAGATAATATTGGAAGAACAATCATTGCATCCATCCATCAGCCTAGCGCTGAAGTATTTCAACTATTCACCAATCTCTACCTTTTATCTGCAGGCAAAACTGTGTACTTTGGTTCTGTTTCTGCAGCAAAAGAA TTTTTTGCTTTAAATGGATTCCCTTGCCCGAGTTTCCAGAACCCATCTGATCACTTCCTAAAAACCATTAACAAGGATTTTGGCAAG GATATTGAGCTAGGGTTTGCTAATGGAATCCCCACAGAGGAAGTTATTGATATCCTAGTAAAGTCATATAAGTCTTCAGATATATACCAAATGGTTCAGAAAGAGATTGCTCAGATTTGTAAACAG GGTGGTGGAGCATTGCAGAAAAGTAAAAGGCGGTCTGGGTTCTTCACCCAATGCCATGTCCTTACCAGCAGATCTTTCATTAACATGTCTCGTGACCTTGGCTACTATTGGTTGCGTCTAGGTATCTACATTTCACTTTCTATTGTACTTGGCTCTGTGTTTAGCCACGTCGGGATGGACAATGGATCAATCCAG gcTAGAGGTTCACTGTTGATGTTTGTGGCATCATTTCTAACCTTCATGGCCATTGGTGGATTCCCTTCTTTTGTAGAGGAAATGAAGGTATTCGAACGTGAAAGACTAAATGGGCACTACGGTGTCACTCCCTTTGTCATCGGAAATACGTTATCTTCTCTGCCATTCTTGGCAATGGTAGCACTCATTCCAGGCTCAATTACATATTTCCTTCCAGGACTTCACCATGGATATCAACATTTCTTGTTCTTCGTCATCATATTATTCGCTTGCATGATGTTGGTAGAGAGCTTAATGATGATTGTAGCTAGTGTGGTACCCAATTTCCTGATGGGAATCATAGTGGGTGCTGGAATTCAAGGGCTAATGATCTTGGTTGGCGGTTTCTTCCGATTACCCTCTGATCTTCCCAAGCCAGTGTTTAAATTTCCCTTGTACTACATCGCTTTCCACAAGTATGCATATCAGGGACTGTTTAAGAACGAGTTTGTAGGCTTGACTTTTCCCAATGTTCAAGCTGGAAATGGAAGCTCAGCAACCGTTACTGGTGAAGAAATTTTGAAGCAAACTTGGCGTATTGAAATGGCATACTCTAAATGGGTTGACCTTGCTATCTTATTTGCAATGATTGTGCTTTATCGGGTATTGTTCTTGATCATCATCAAGACAACCGAGAAGGAAAAAGCGGTGATCGGAAAATTCATGTCGGCAACTTGTAAGGACAAAGCCCAGGTCAGTAGGGGTGAGCGTGGATAA